Genomic segment of Salvia hispanica cultivar TCC Black 2014 chromosome 2, UniMelb_Shisp_WGS_1.0, whole genome shotgun sequence:
TCTCTTTCATCTATCTCCATGTGagcaatattatttattttcttttttaactttccttttttctctttttagttatCGTatctttgtttgttttatataCTACATGTTTTCTCCTAGGTTTTTATTTCTCCACAACTTTCAAAGTGCCGTCTCTCTCGAAGAGTGCTAGCATAAGGTTAGTTTTaagccttgatcttcatatATGCTTGGAATTTCTTACATAATTTAcatgttttttagttttacttgtttatattatatgcttgattaattttttaaaataatttcgtGTTTTAATTGTCTCTTGACTGAATCTATACTTGTAATAATACCAATTAGGAACCTCCAATTAAGAACCTCCGGcttatcataaaattatcaatttgtgttttttaattatttctattattctGTTTGcttacattaatattttgaatgtaTTTTCTTAGTGTTTTGAGTGAAAATATGAACGATCAATTATATATTCCTGAAGTTGCAAATGACCGAAAGCCGGAAATTGGAATGAAATTTGGATCAATAGATGATGCGTTTGAATTCTACAATCAGTATGCACGTGAAGCTGGTTTTAGTGCAAGATATAGCAATAGTAGAAAGAATAAGATGACAAACGAAGTTGTTTGGAAACAATTTGTATGCTTTAAAGCTGGTCAAACTGATGAAGCTCGTTCAAAAAATCGAGCACCACCTGGTGGTCCAATTCAGATAAGAGCTCGTGGTGAAGTTAGAACTAATTGTAAGGCAAAGATCTCCATTGTCAAGCAACAAACTGGATCTGACTGGAGTGTTAGCGTCTTTATGGAAGGTCATAATCATGGACTCTCTACTCCGTCAAAGGTGCATTTACTCCGATCACACCGTAGTGTTTCTGCTGTGAAGAGAGTGTTGACTCAACAATTTTCAGAAGCTAATATACCAACCTGTCAACAAATGCAACTATTGGAGATGGAGTCTGGGGGGCCCGAAAGTGTAGGTTGCACAGAAAGAGATATCAggaatttagagagagaattaaGGGATGAACAAAAGGGGATTGATGCTGAAACTCTTATAGAATTCTTTACTTccgagaaggagaaaaattcatcatttttctttgaCTATGAGACAGATTCAGAGAATATATTCAAAAGATGTTTTTGGGCAGATCCTAAATCAAGGAGGGCTTATGGAGCATTTGGTGATGTTGTTGTGTTTGATTCCACTTATAACACTAATAAGTACGGAATGATTTTTACGCCTTTCGTAGGggttaatcatcatcatcaaacgATAGTTTTTGGATGTGGATTTCTAAGTGACGAGAAGACAGAATCGTATATTTGGTTGCTTAATAAGTTTATGGAAGCTATGCCAAGTGATGCACCAAAAGCAATCATTACTGATCAAGATCCTGCTATGACGAAAGCACTTGCACAAGTTCTGCCAGAAACAGTGCATCGTTATTGTTTGTGGCACATATTGAACAAATTTCCAGAGAAGATTTCTCCAGTGACTTTCCGAGATCATTATCAGAGCATAAGGAATGttattaaaaattcaacatcTCCTGAGGAATTTGAGAATGGATGGAAAGAGGTTATTAGATGTGCTAACTTGGAACAAAATAGTTGGATATTGTTGATGTATGGGCTGCGACATAAGTGGGTTCCGACATATTTTAGTCATGTTTTTTTTGCAGGGATGTCAAGTAGTCAGAGATCAGAGAGTTcgcattcattttttaaaaagtatgtCTCTCACAAGAACTCATTGATGGATTTTATCACACGATTCAATCGGGCACTAAGACGTCAAAGACACAATGAGTTAGTTGCAGACCATGTTGACATGAATGAGcaaccaaaaatcaaaacaaattggCCGATGGAAGCTCAAATGGTTAAAGTGTACACGAAAAAAAATGGACGGAATTTCAAGATGAAATGAGTCGAAGTCATGGTTACTTTGTGCAACAGACCTCTATCAGAGATGATATTGTGATTTACAATGTGATGAGTTTCCAAAGTAGTTCGTCCTCAAAACCAAGGCTACTGATGCATGATAAAAATAGTGACCATATCTCATGTAATTGTGGgaaatttgagtttgatggTATTCCGTGCAGACATATGCTAGCTTTCTTCCGTGTCAACCAAATATTTGAACTACCTGACAAGTATATCCTTAAGCGATGGACACGAGAAGCAAAGAGTGGTGTTGCTTATATATTAGATGATGAAAACTGCAATGATGATCCAACAAGATTTTTGATCTCACGACGAGCCAAGTTATCTTATAAGGCCTCAACACTAATTGATTATGCATCTTTGACTGACGAGGGGACAAAGTTTTTGGATGAACAACTTGATTACATACATGGTAAAATCAAGGAGATGGGTATTAGTCCAACAACTATGCACGGAAGTCAAACAAGGAAGAGCTTAGataaaaccaaaaacattGGTGATCCTTCTAAGATAAGATCAAAAGGATGTGGTAAGCGAATGTTATCATCAAAAGAGAAGTCAATTTTAAAGACTAGGGCTTGTCGTGGCTGTGGACTACGTGGTGCATCACATGATAAACGTAATTGCCCAAAGTTGCAAGACAGGTGTGTAAATTATTGTTGGGATCCATTATTTACATTGTTTAGTTGTTTTAATGaccaataaatttaatttactgtTTTTGCTCTCATCTTTATATTTCAGATCAGTTGCAGATGACCATCACGACATCAACGAATATGCAAATGAAAAAGCTTGATGTCCATAGCtagtgatttttttaattctgttCGCTTAGTGTTGCTAAGACAATATTTAATCTTTTGATGGttttattgtattgaaacagATTTTATAAGAATACATCTTATCTTTTCATAATACTTCATGcatctaattaatttcatccttTCAAAGCCTAATGTATTCAAAATCTGAGTTGAGTCCTTAATGATTTTTATTCCAAAACTTTTGCAATACTAGTTAAAAGTAATTGGAAACGTAGTTTTACATTGAGAAATTAAATctcatttaaatcattaaattgaaaaaatgtagcactattttttaagatCATCAAAACTAAagagtaaaacaaaaaaaaaacgatgctattttatttgaacAGAAACTAACCATGAAATAGTCTAGTTTaggtgaagaagaaagttAATTAGGAGCAGTATTCATGCGCTGgtagaaagataaataattaaaaaggacAAATCCATAAAGGAAAgctattaaagaaaataaataattttgctGACATGGAAATAGATGAAAgggaattatattttattagtaaatttctaaaaataaggAAAGTACCGTACGTGTGTACGTGTGATTTAGTCGCTCACAGTAGCCCATATTTATTATGCAGCATATCTTTTCTCTGTTAAACTAAATATCTTGCTTATAAATTAGCTATAATCGTCGTTAATTAATGGCCTCATTTTCTGATTCGATGATTGTTATTCATCACAATATATatgtttaatatttcattaggAATCCATGAAGCACTAAATTAAGAAGATTTTTTGACGGTGCTTTATATCTccattatttcaataattcgTTGCTCCATATTCTTcttatcatttaaatatttagtgtCATATAACCTATGTAAAGACACACACTTGAAGGAAACAGTACTATTAATTGATGGCACAATCTTATCcacaaattcataatttgaaCGACAAGTGAGATTATTATCTAGATTAGGAATATGGCGCCATCATGTGAAATAGTTAATTGAAAACCTTgagaaaaaacaatattttgctTTCATATACAGTTTCAATATTCATTCACTAATGGAGAAATACAAATCCTAATTATATTTGCTACTACTATTGTTTACATTATGTGTGTGTGGATATCATcaaaaaatgatgataaacactacaaacataaaaacacTAGCTAGTTCAATTTAGTGTTACCTTTTTCGGCCTAAAACTAGTGCGAGAAGTTGCTAAATCTACCAGCCGTTTTCTCTCAAAATTACTCCTAATTTATTGGGTTGATTTTGAGGGAAAACTTATTTGTggagatataaatatatatggatgAATTGATGGGGGGCATGGAGATTAGGTCAATGATGGTTGTTGGGAGATAATCACGTGCCATGACTTGTCCTATACAGATGATCAAGATGGCTTACCATCCTCTAACTAATTTATCTAATCATGCACAACTATTTGTCGGAATTAATGCATATCTTCTTCATTTTACCCATCTCTTTCCTTTCCTAAATCTATTTACTTTCACAATGTATTTTGgtcttttatttctcaaaagtCTCGTGTTacattcaaatttaatgtaaagcaagaaaaagatgaactttcaatttaattaatgactAGCTTGACTTATTAGCATTcccttttcaaatttcaaatactagtatttttgccaattttaacatgatttataaatttgggcaacataatattcaatttaaaagcTGTATTTTCTAACACCTTAATTTCGATGGCAAATTGATATCCAAGCTTGGTACAAAGGGTTCAGTTGTACTATTTCAAAAGTCAAATCCGACTCCAACTCTAAATATAATCAATTCCAACAAATAATCTTAAGACCATTTTGTATTTTACATGTAATGAGTTGACACTAGTATTTTTTGTccaatgaaaaaaatcatacagCTCAAGAACACAATATTGAGAACATGGGTTGATGGCTAAAGGGCcctttcattatttattaccGACAAGGTTACAGTTGGGCAAAACTTTGAgcttattataaattaataacttcTTCCCGTTCCATTTTTACTAATCATGATATATGAATGAATAACGTGGTAGTATAACTTTGCCTAAACATATTAATTAGTCGCATATTACACATTGCAGCATCGACGAAATCGCCCCCACACATATTTTACATAAAGTTTGAATATAAATGACGGATGAAGATTTGATGAAAGGTTGTAGTGCGTTGTGTACGTGTACAAATACTAGCAATTATTGAATTGATGTGAATTGACTACCTATGTACACAAACAGTTGCACTAGACTTTATTGTATGAAAACAACTCAAATATATTACactaacaatttttttcaaacaccATCACTTATTACCTATTGATATGAATAGGAAAAAGATTCAAGCTTTTCCAATTCTGACTTTGAACTATAAAAAGTGTCTGACATCAATCTATCATTTTCGCCGGCTTAAGAGAATTTCCATATCCTTGACTATTGATCAGTgtacatttatattattgttcaaagattaatactccatataaaacACTATTATCTTGGATACTTTTTCTTCGTAAAGACAAACATGTATCGAAATGCCGACGATTCTAGATAAAAGACAAACAGCGGAAACTGTAACGTAAGCAAGATGCCTAGCTCAAGCCACGGCACCAAAAAGACTCCAGTCATTCACCTTGAAACTAGAGATGGCACCTCTGAAGACCTCCTCCATCGGCATGCATCCGGACTGTGCAGCAGGCACGGCTAAGCCGGCACCGACGGTTGCAGCACTCTCACTCAAAGGGCTGCAAGAAGGGATGCAGAAGATGAGCCAGGAAGAAGAGCAGATACTAGAAAGCAGTTGGCACCTGAGAGAGAATCAATATGTGCAATTGGGCGGGAGTAGTAAAGAATCTACTTACTTTATCATCACGGGCTCGTATGCAGTAATCAGAACATCAGTACCAACATCCTTGAGGCGCAAATTAGCCAGATAAACCTGGAAATAACGTATATTAAGGTCCCAACCAAATATCTTGAGATAATTCTCCTCGGAAGATGAAATGGCGAGTTTACCTTAACTAGGTTTTGAGCATCTCTTCCCTGTCTACCTTTAGATATGGCCTGAAAATGGAGCGTAGCAAAAATGAAGTTTGCtgataaattattataggAATTAAACACCAAACACACAATGTCAACCTCAATATCCTTGAATCTCTTGCTAGATATTTAATGGTTGTACACTTGTACTACCTAGCCACTAAGAAACAACTCGCACTAGTTCAAGGATCTATATCAGGTTAGCAGAACTTGAATGTCAGCAAGCAGCAGAAGCAGAGGGCTTAATTGATGGCAATCTTGAATTGTTGGCAAGAAATCCAGTACTGAAAATGTTTTCGATAGACATGTTCCAGAAGTAGGGAGATAATAAATGGGGTGTGTAACTACTAACACAGGATCATGCAAGcaaataatatatgaaatgattaTCTGAGGTTCGAGGAGAAGTGCGTTTTAACACagtacatttttcttttaggGATAGGCTCCAGAGGGTTGAGTGGGCTGGTTAAGTTCTTTATATCACAAACTAGATACATTATGATATCACTCTTAATGCAtacaaaatagtactagtaccaATTAGTAAAAGACTGTACATACCATCTGACCAACTGCAGTTGTAATAACAGCAGGACTGTCTCTAAATCGTAGTGCATCAGCCTCAAATACACCTGATTGTTCAAGCACCTGGTTTATAGAACAAGCCGATGCAACTATTATGAAGGAAACTCAAGATTTTAAACTTATCAGCTATacatttaatgttttttataCAACAACATAAATTGTCAGCAAATAAGatctagaaaataatttatagagTGAAAATTTTCATCTCTGTCAATAAATTACATGATGACCGTGTTGTGTTACACGAACACAAAAGTtgaaaataatagaattaCAGATGCAGGATCATAACATCATTAACTTCAGTTCTCAGAATTATGTTCTTCCtgaatgaaaagaaattaatagaaataGGCCTTTAAATGAGCAAAATCTACATTACGAACTAAAGAACAGAGAAAATCTGTCATCAGCTAGTAAATGACAATGGTAATCAGATCTAAACTTAATTCCACTACAACAACCTGGCTTCAAAGTTAAACCTGtataaattttagatatatttcATCTCTAAATCCTcaaggacaaactaaaatcttGAAAGACTCTGTCTACAATTTCTTTAGgataaaattgaaactcaCAAAACTTGGATTCCCTGATAGCTTTCCACAAAAGGAGTCATATCATACTcaagaaaaagtttttatcGTGAAGTTCATAGAGTCATATAAGACAAACTTCCATCACCACAACCTGAGGCTACATTTAGAGTTAGGGATTTGAAATGCAAAATGGAGGATGATATCTACAACCAAATAACTCAAAAAACTACTCGAAAACACCATCGTACTGGAAAACTTTGTTCTGATGTGACCTGAGGTTGCATTTGGATTTGGAGCTATGGATTTAAAGAAAGGctagaaaataattgaaatcccATCCAAGTAACTTTAGAACaaagaaatttaaaacacaaaataatactacaaatcAGAAACATTTCCCAATCCAAACAACCACCAGAGTTGATATAATGGAATCCAAATCTAACCGAAGTACTTTAAGCCCAAAATAAGGCCGTAAAGATAACCTCTCTATCACCATCATTTAAACCAGTGCTATCACCAAAACAGCTAATTCGAAGCTAGCATCGACCATGATAATGACAAACTTCTCTGACAAAGTATTAAATAACTAGTCATCAAACAACTGGCGATTAACATCAAAGAGAAAGTTCAAATGTGGTAGGGAATGGATCGACAGTGaactaaaacaacaaaataactTGATATTATCGACTTCCTAAACTTCACTAATTCGTTGGAGTAGCATGAGATGCAAACAATTGGTCCAATTGAGCCACGTAGCAGCATGAAACTCGAAATCTTTAcagaaattataagaaaaaagaggTGAGATAAAGAACTCTGATTGTACCGTTGCTCCTTCAGCATCTTGCTCATTAGCCAGGTCTTGAAGAAACCACGTGGCACTTCCGTGATCCGCCACATCTGTCTTCAAGTCGAGGAGCTCAAATATTAAGCTCTCGTCGCGCGCTGGATCAACAAAAACCTCCTACAGCAGCaatttgattaataaaatacaaaagaaaacaacGAAATCGGAGGAAAGGCAAATTAATCATTCAGGAAGTCTCTGACCTGATGATCAGGAACTTGGCGCATGTTGCTTACGTCCTGCATAAACAGTAAATTGAAACTTCATTAAATCGaacaaattaattgtttttttaaaaaagcagTACAGAAGGGGAAATTAaacatcaaaagaaaaaaaaatactccaccAATATAAACCTGGAAGCGAAGCGGAAAGGTGGAGGAGATGGCGCCACCGAAGAGTGGGCGTTGAGTGCATAAATCCGCAGGCATTTTATTCTGCTGCTTCAATCGCGGAGAAATTTGTAGAATTTTCTGCGCGCGAATTCGAAATTGGGGAGTGGAAGAGTGTGGGAGCTCAGAAGAAGAAGGGGGATTTAGGTAGCGTTTGTTTTACACGGTACGGTGACTgggtttgaaaatttatgttttaaatgagttttaagtcaattaaatagtactccgtaCTACTATTTCTTCCCTTGCACGGTTAAGGTGTTTTTTTTAGccctcaatttaattaaaaagtgtaaattaaggaatttaattaaatgaagaattaaaaaatgaaaatggtggagatatgaaaagagaataaaatactGTATAAGAGAAAGTAGAATAAATGAGAAGCaatgtattcattttttactaaaaatagaaatgactctactatgTAATATagcaaaatggcaaaataagtaaataactctactactatgaaaGAAGGGAAGCCGCGTAGGCGCCGCGGCGGTGGGAAGACAGCCAAGAACCCGGCTGCGCCGGGTTGGATGGTGGCAGTCGCGCGGCGGAGCCGCAGTGGCCTATTGTTAGCCGTGAGACTGCCACGACggtcaattttgtttttttttttttttaattctttaatttttatctataaaatacCTATCCcctattcatttttatcattccatttcaatcttaaatttttctcaaatccATTGACCgaattaaaatatgtcaaCAAGTTTTATGTGGCTGAGGCATGATTGTGATGACTAAGCAAAGAAGTTCTTTTTGTGGTTGTGACGTGACTGTTCTACTATTATGGACACGCTAAGGAAGGCTTTgtaaaaatgtttaaaaattgTAGCTTAACGATGACGCtgtgatagaaaaaaaaatagatgaaaaatgTTTATGAAGTATAAAAACATTATTCCCATATGTGCATTAATACTAATTTCACAATAAACACACTTATAGTTATAGATGTTTAAACATTTtggtaattattttttattttacaacatataaaaaaaatttaagttaaaagaaaaacaaaggtTCTCATCCCAAAACTTTGACCATTCACTTGTGTTGTCACGACTTcatcttaattaatcaatatccATTTGCTCATTGGAGGCCATTGATGTGGGCAATTATGAGGAGCAACGTCATCACagttataacttataatcCAAGAGCTAGCtttatcttcaaaatttgttgtTCACTTACAATTTCATGGGCGAGTTTCAAAGGAGATTTTGAGGATTTGAAGATGGACTTCAAAATCACTAATGTTTCGTCCTTCACTGTTTATATCGTCCAAAGTCTGCGTTAGAATCATCGCAATATCTAACGCAGATAAAATTTCTAACATCGTAAAAATTCGAAGGCCCAGCCAAttcttagaaaaatataaacttagAACATCACAATACCTATCACAAATGAAAttctaatattataaacattcAAAAGTTGTCAATTCGTAACAAAATATGAACAAACTCgtagtaatttttaagatccaaaactaataaattaagtaatattacatgcaaaaattatgaaatttggacatattttattctcaaagacttattcttataaaattaataacaatGAATATAAGATTGAATACTCAGGCCTTGGATGGTAGGCTTGAAAAGCCTTGGAAAGACACTGTTTACAGCCTTTAACTTGTGTTTGGTAGCTTTGAAACACATTCCCACGACCTGATAAAAACATTCAGGTTGTAGGCTTCCAGCTACTACTATTCTTATAGGTTGTGTAACTCTATCACAGGCAGTATAAGGATTGATCCTTTTCTCCCTCCTCCTGAAAACAAACACTTATCCCAAATTTATCCTCGTCCCTCTCCAAATTCAAGCAACTATTCACACAATCGTCATCCTCGTCGTTCTAATTTCACTCCTTTGCCAAATTGGACTTGATCTCTGCATCAGGTTTCAGCGAAATCCTAATTTATTTGGGCAAAATCATAATTCATTTGTTGAATTCAATTTGTTCGCGTCAAGGATGCCGATTCCGTGAACAATCAACCCACTCAGTCTCGCCCATGGAACAATCAACCCACTCAATTTCCATGAACaattgataaggctaatttcatgcattggttatagggataaattttgtgctttcctgggtctaacaagattttataagccaggtgtgtagagaaatcgccagccccaggaagaagacgaagatTGCCTGGAAGAAGAAGCTGGCGGGAAAAGTGAGCGGAAGAAGGAAGAGTTACTAGACTAAGGAGCATCCAATTAGAGGGAAAAATGGGAATTACAagaacagtctagaagctctacctactataaataagagcacgcgaTCAACATGAAGATATCTCTTTTTCCACATCGGCTCTTAGCttagtttttccatttttctctacacacacttgAGGGGAATCATTCTGGGGAGTTCACGTTTCGGATCTAGTTGTGGTGTAACACCATCTCTacggaggcgaagatacaatcgtTATTTGCTTTCAGTTTATATTCCGTATTTTCCCGAGTCTTCgttgttcgaagctcggtTGTGTTTTGTTATTCTCTCGTTGGATACTTTGTATCTTGCTATGGagatttctattttggtttcAGTTATGATATTgtccttttatttgtttgctttgatggatattgttggttgatttgagttttgagtttgagttgctTGGAGGTTGTGGTTGATCGGTTGAATATAGTTGAATCTGTGAagatcggagatggaaatggtgtttgattgttgtggatggcttggatccggagtggatgaagcatCCGACGTATATATCTGTCGCATTTGCATGGTTATGACGTTTTGAATTCTATTTACTTGTTTGCCTCGTCTAGTAGTCATGGATCTGTGTTAGTTATAGTCGTTCTTTGTGTCCATCGGTTTGATTTCGTCTGCCCTGTTTTGATCTttgtttgctctgtttttcacCGGTTGTTTTGTGATAAAAGTTAGAGAAGATggtgtcgctgttagttagtcctttagttagttaatttGCAACTTTTTCCGTCGTACTATGCCGTTTtaggaaatggtccccacgtttCGCTTTTCGTCTGTCTAGGCTAGTTCAGGAAGTCGTTTACCCAGTCAAGTAGtcatttcaattactttcagtCATCATGCATGTCCCtacctagatctagctgttagaatagaatattatatttactcagtctaggaattaaagctcaacCCCGAAAATTGCGTGGCCGCAGCCAAAAATAGCTTCCAGGTCTTTGGGCATGTTTACTTACACATctgtctctgtggattcgatccctacttccctgtactaatctttttagctatagcgggttgagggttttgaagggcgaaggaagtgattgtgtgcccaacgataGGTTACCCAaggattctctgagttcctagacccggtgtctagtggattctctggatcgGGAGATTTAATTTCAAACACACCTCGCTGACTTTTCGCGACTCTTCAACAATCAACCCACTCCTTCATCCGCTTCACACCTTAATCTCCAGCAACAATTACCTCCGATTTCCATGGCAGAAACTCAATCAACCCACTCCACCGAACCCAAAATCGGCTACTGCTATGCAACCAGAATCTACCACAGCCCCCACCCCCATCCCATCCCCCGTCATCAATGCCCCTCTCCATCTCCTCACACACCCTCTCCTCTACTCCCCTGCCACTCCGACCTCCGCCGCCCTCTCCACCACTATATTCCTCATCGTCGAATTAGGACTTGATCTTTGCCAAATTAAGCCATTCGCCCAAATTAGAACTGATGACTTTAAGTCATTCCAAACTCAACCGAGGGGCAGTTTAGgcatttcataattattttcacaaaCTTAGGCTTTCAACCAAACAACTAGCCGCGGGCTTTCAGGGATATACGGTTTGCACCAAACACAATATAATCACCAAAAAGACTGTCCATATGCATGTGAAAAGCCCACTATCTAGGAAACCATTAAAATTACTTCCATGGTACCAACCGCCCTCTTAGGAAATtataacaagaaaaaaaaatgtaattacaCAAAAAACATGGGAAGCTACATCCCCATCCCCCCCGTCATCAATGCCCCTCTCCATCTCCTCACACACCTTCTCCTCTACTCCCCTGCCACTCCGACCTCCGCCGCCCTCTCCACCACTATATTCCTCATCGTCGAATTAGGACTTGATCTTTGCCAAATTAAGCCATTCGCCCAAATTAGAACTGATGACTTTAAGTCATTCCAAACTCAACTGAGGGGCAGTTTAGgcatttcataattattttcacaaaCTTAGGCTTTCAACCAAACAACTAGCCGCGGGCTTTCAGGGATATACGGTTTGCACCAAACACAATATAATCACCAAAAAGACTGTCCATATGCATGTGAAAAGCCCACTATCTAGGaaactataaaaattacttCCATGGGTACCAACCGCCCTCTTAGGAAATtataacaagaaaaaaaaaatgtaattacaCAAAAAACATAGGAAGCTACATCTGATTTATCAGAGCCAGGTTTCGATCCTGGGACCTGTGGGTTATGGGCCCACCACGCTTCCGCTGCGCCACTCTGATTgatgttatatttatataataaataactatagtattacttcctccgccgcataaaaaatatggacatttgAAAGGGTACGAAAATTAATGTACGAAAATATGGTAGACTAAGGGAGATGAGgagaaaagtaattaaagtagtgttaatgGATAGTGAGACTCATGTTATTATTGTGTTAATGGGTTGTAATGGTGGATCATAGTggtataagttataaataaattgatttatatggATAATGATTTGAGGACAACTTTTTATAAATGCAAAtacccatatttttatgggtcaaacgaaaatagaaatacacatatttttatgagacggagatgatactctctccatctcatagaaataggtcatttggggtcgacacgagttttaatgtgtaattgataaagtaagagcatacaaaaaaaaagtagttgaaattgtgtagtggattgtggggcccataaatgataaaggaaaaagaaggagaaaaagatttccataaatagatgtggactatttttatgggacggacgaaaaagaaaatatggtctatttttatgagacgggGGTATATTTTAGTCTTTTGTCTTTTTACTCATTTAATATGACTACGTATGACAGATTGAGGATATAACGAATACATAGATGGCTTGATTACAATATTTTAGTTGCTTGTAATATACATATAGTCAgcacttattttttattctattacaACTTTAGCACCCACAACAAATTAAgccttcatttttttcttatacaattttttttttcaatcttatACCATTTGTAAACTCAAATATTTGTTTGTAaccttttttcaattattttagagccaatacaaatttaaaataaattttaaaaaattgcta
This window contains:
- the LOC125204613 gene encoding ran guanine nucleotide release factor-like, with protein sequence MPADLCTQRPLFGGAISSTFPLRFQDVSNMRQVPDHQEVFVDPARDESLIFELLDLKTDVADHGSATWFLQDLANEQDAEGATVLEQSGVFEADALRFRDSPAVITTAVGQMAISKGRQGRDAQNLVKVYLANLRLKDVGTDVLITAYEPVMINPLSESAATVGAGLAVPAAQSGCMPMEEVFRGAISSFKVNDWSLFGAVA